From a region of the Nonlabens sp. Hel1_33_55 genome:
- the clpB gene encoding ATP-dependent chaperone ClpB, whose amino-acid sequence MNFNKLTIKSQEAVQQAQQLAQEMGHQIIENAHLFKAMLTVDENVMPFLFKKLNLNLSLIEQLIDSQLASLPKVEGGDLQLSREANRVLNNAVSIANKMGDEYVSVEHLLLSIFDGKSKTAQILKDQGLTEKDLKAAITELRQGEKITSQSAEETYNSLSKYAKNLNELADQGKLDPVIGRDEEIRRILQILSRRTKNNPMLVGEPGVGKTAIAEGLAHRIVAGDVPENLKNKQIFSLDMGALIAGAKYKGEFEERLKAVIKEVTSSNGDIVLFIDEIHTLVGAGGGQGAMDAANILKPALARGELRAIGATTLDEYQKYFEKDKALERRFQKVQVNEPDTESAISILRGIKDKYETHHKVRIMDEAIIGAVELSQRYITNRFLPDKAIDLMDEAASKLRMEINSKPEELDVLDRKIMQIEIEIEAIKREKDEAKMKTLRSDLANLKEERNALNAQWETEKELVDNIQNAKTDIENYKLEAERAERDGDYGKVAELRYGKIKESQEQLEKLQQEVNASDKSKSLIQEEVTYDDIAEVVAKWTGIPVTKMLQSEREKLLRLEEELHKRVVGQEEAIVAVSDAVRRSRAGLQDQKKPVGSFLFLGTTGVGKTELAKALADYLFNDDSAMTRIDMSEYQERHSVSRLVGAPPGYVGYDEGGQLTEAVRRKPYSVILLDEIEKAHPDTFNILLQVLDEGRLTDNKGRVADFKNSIIIMTSNMGAEVIQERFENAATDRESVIEATKLEVLGALKQRVRPEFINRIDDIVMFTPLNATEIKKIVGLQLKGVTKMLAQQGIIIDATPQAIDLLAQQGFDPQYGARPVKRVIQKNVLNQLSKSILSGEIITESVVLIDSFENELVFRNQAQEVDVE is encoded by the coding sequence ATGAACTTTAATAAACTCACTATAAAATCGCAAGAGGCCGTGCAACAGGCACAGCAACTTGCACAGGAAATGGGCCATCAAATCATTGAGAACGCTCATCTTTTTAAGGCGATGCTAACGGTTGATGAAAACGTGATGCCTTTCTTATTCAAGAAATTGAATTTGAATCTTTCATTAATAGAGCAATTAATTGATAGCCAGTTGGCTTCCTTACCTAAGGTTGAAGGAGGTGATCTTCAATTATCCCGCGAGGCAAATCGTGTTTTGAACAACGCCGTATCTATTGCCAATAAAATGGGTGATGAATATGTATCAGTTGAACATTTGCTGCTCAGTATTTTTGATGGAAAATCTAAGACAGCACAGATACTTAAAGACCAAGGTCTAACCGAAAAGGATCTAAAGGCTGCTATTACCGAATTGCGCCAAGGAGAAAAGATTACCTCTCAAAGTGCAGAAGAAACTTACAATAGTCTGAGCAAGTATGCGAAAAACCTGAATGAGTTAGCAGATCAGGGAAAACTGGATCCTGTTATAGGGCGTGATGAAGAGATTAGAAGAATTTTGCAAATCCTTTCTAGACGTACTAAGAACAATCCAATGCTTGTTGGTGAACCAGGAGTTGGTAAAACAGCCATTGCCGAAGGACTTGCTCACCGTATCGTTGCAGGAGATGTTCCAGAAAATTTAAAGAATAAACAAATTTTCTCTTTAGATATGGGAGCATTAATTGCTGGTGCAAAGTATAAGGGCGAATTTGAAGAACGGCTTAAAGCGGTGATCAAAGAAGTTACTTCAAGCAATGGTGATATCGTCTTATTTATTGATGAGATTCATACGTTAGTTGGCGCTGGCGGTGGTCAAGGAGCGATGGATGCTGCTAATATTTTGAAGCCTGCCCTAGCTCGTGGTGAACTGCGTGCGATAGGTGCAACAACTTTGGATGAATACCAAAAGTATTTTGAAAAGGACAAGGCATTAGAACGTCGCTTCCAGAAGGTACAGGTGAATGAACCTGATACAGAGAGTGCGATTTCCATCCTACGTGGTATCAAGGACAAATATGAAACTCACCACAAGGTGCGCATCATGGATGAAGCTATTATTGGTGCCGTAGAATTATCTCAACGATACATTACTAATAGATTTCTTCCAGACAAGGCCATTGACCTTATGGATGAGGCAGCTTCTAAGCTACGTATGGAAATTAATTCCAAACCTGAAGAACTGGATGTGCTGGATCGTAAGATCATGCAAATTGAAATCGAGATTGAGGCCATCAAACGTGAAAAGGATGAGGCTAAAATGAAAACCTTGCGCAGCGACCTTGCAAATCTCAAAGAAGAGCGCAATGCCTTAAATGCGCAATGGGAAACTGAAAAAGAGCTGGTTGACAATATTCAAAATGCAAAAACAGATATTGAAAACTATAAGCTTGAAGCAGAACGTGCAGAACGCGATGGAGATTACGGCAAAGTGGCTGAACTGCGATATGGTAAAATTAAGGAAAGCCAGGAGCAGCTAGAAAAACTGCAACAAGAAGTAAACGCCTCTGATAAAAGCAAATCCTTGATTCAGGAAGAAGTTACCTATGATGATATCGCAGAAGTTGTAGCAAAATGGACTGGAATACCCGTTACTAAGATGCTACAAAGCGAGCGTGAGAAACTACTGCGCCTTGAGGAAGAATTGCACAAGAGAGTCGTAGGTCAAGAAGAAGCCATTGTTGCTGTGAGCGATGCAGTAAGACGAAGTCGAGCTGGTTTACAGGATCAGAAAAAACCGGTAGGTTCTTTTCTATTTCTTGGTACCACTGGAGTTGGAAAGACAGAGCTGGCAAAAGCACTTGCAGATTACCTCTTTAATGATGATAGCGCTATGACGCGTATTGATATGAGTGAATATCAAGAACGCCACAGTGTGAGTCGCCTAGTAGGTGCTCCTCCAGGTTATGTAGGATATGATGAAGGTGGACAATTAACAGAAGCGGTTCGTAGAAAACCCTATTCTGTAATACTGCTGGATGAAATTGAAAAAGCGCATCCAGACACGTTCAATATCTTGCTACAGGTACTTGATGAAGGAAGATTAACAGATAACAAGGGTCGTGTGGCAGATTTCAAGAACAGTATCATCATCATGACCTCCAACATGGGAGCAGAAGTGATTCAGGAACGATTTGAAAATGCCGCTACCGATAGAGAATCGGTTATAGAGGCGACGAAGCTAGAAGTTTTAGGAGCGCTCAAACAACGAGTGCGCCCAGAATTTATTAACCGTATTGATGACATCGTGATGTTCACACCGCTTAATGCTACCGAAATCAAAAAGATTGTTGGCCTGCAACTCAAAGGTGTGACCAAAATGTTAGCACAGCAAGGAATAATAATCGACGCTACACCACAAGCGATTGATCTTCTTGCACAGCAAGGTTTTGACCCGCAGTACGGAGCGCGACCTGTAAAGCGTGTGATACAAAAAAATGTACTCAACCAGCTTTCTAAAAGTATTCTATCTGGAGAAATTATTACAGAAAGTGTGGTTCTTATTGACTCATTTGAGAATGAATTGGTGTTCCGCAATCAGGCTCAGGAAGTGGATGTAGAGTAA